A stretch of Candidatus Methylomirabilota bacterium DNA encodes these proteins:
- a CDS encoding methyltransferase domain-containing protein produces the protein MSAQITFDKVAAAYDGFMGRWTRLYVPALLRAARLEPGQRVLDLATGTGESALMAADALGPRGRLVGADLSLPMLRGALAKVGARPIRLAAMDGQALACRAEAFDAVICQLGLMFFPDPLAGLREARRVLRPGGGFAAVVWSTADRVPWGGALAWALLERFPDRRDEILRGTSLGEPGRLERLLGEAGFRDVGVTTETRSFVFDSFDAYWDQVASGGIRFGLMLRELAEDARRAVRDAVRARLERFASRGGLEMPTDALVASGKK, from the coding sequence GTGAGCGCCCAGATCACGTTCGACAAGGTCGCCGCCGCCTACGACGGCTTCATGGGGCGCTGGACGCGTCTCTACGTGCCGGCGCTCCTGCGCGCGGCGAGGCTCGAGCCCGGCCAGCGCGTCCTCGATCTGGCGACGGGCACGGGCGAGTCGGCGCTGATGGCCGCCGACGCTCTCGGTCCCCGGGGTCGCCTCGTCGGCGCCGATCTCTCGCTGCCGATGCTGCGCGGCGCCCTCGCGAAGGTCGGCGCGCGGCCGATCCGCCTCGCCGCGATGGACGGCCAGGCCCTCGCGTGCCGGGCCGAGGCCTTCGACGCGGTCATCTGCCAGCTCGGCCTCATGTTCTTCCCCGACCCGCTCGCGGGACTCCGCGAGGCGCGGCGCGTGCTCCGCCCCGGCGGCGGCTTCGCGGCGGTCGTCTGGTCCACCGCCGACCGGGTCCCGTGGGGTGGCGCGCTGGCGTGGGCACTCCTCGAACGCTTCCCGGACCGCCGCGACGAGATTCTTCGTGGCACGAGCCTGGGCGAGCCCGGCCGGCTCGAGCGCCTGCTGGGGGAGGCCGGGTTCCGGGACGTGGGCGTGACCACGGAGACGCGGAGCTTCGTCTTCGACTCGTTCGACGCCTATTGGGATCAGGTCGCGTCGGGCGGGATCCGCTTCGGCCTGATGCTGCGCGAGCTCGCCGAGGACGCGCGGCGCGCCGTGCGAGACGCGGTCCGCGCGCGGCTCGAGCGGTTCGCGTCCCGCGGCGGGCTCGAGATGCCGACCGACGCGCTGGTCGCGTCGGGGAAGAAGTAG
- a CDS encoding alpha/beta hydrolase, translating to MPKAGVGGVSLYYEEVGQGTPLVFVHEFAGDCWSWRPQVQFFSRRYRTIAFNARGYPPSDVPLDVKAYSQQQAADDIKGVLDHLGIRQAHVCGLSMGGYATLHFGLSYPERALSLVVAGAGYGSDAHVKHQADLDVVVRRLETEGMERVADFYGRGPTRVQFIEKDPVGWQEFRDRLAAGSAPGHALTLRGVQMLRPSIFDLGDRMAKLPVPTLVMTGDEDEPCLEPGIYMKRKIMTSGLVVFPKSGHAINLEEPDLFNRLVLDFLTAVEAGRWPRRRADSMTGSAILPKTT from the coding sequence ATGCCCAAGGCCGGCGTCGGCGGCGTGAGCCTCTATTACGAGGAAGTCGGGCAGGGGACGCCCCTCGTCTTCGTCCACGAGTTCGCGGGCGACTGCTGGAGCTGGCGACCCCAGGTCCAGTTCTTCTCGCGCCGCTACCGCACGATCGCCTTCAACGCGCGCGGCTATCCGCCCTCCGACGTGCCGCTCGACGTGAAGGCCTACTCGCAGCAGCAGGCCGCCGACGACATCAAGGGCGTCCTCGATCACCTGGGGATCCGGCAGGCCCACGTGTGCGGCCTCTCGATGGGCGGCTACGCGACGCTCCACTTCGGCCTCTCCTACCCCGAGCGCGCGCTCTCGCTCGTCGTCGCCGGCGCCGGCTACGGGAGCGACGCCCACGTCAAGCACCAGGCCGACCTCGACGTGGTCGTGCGCCGGCTCGAGACGGAGGGCATGGAGCGCGTCGCCGACTTCTACGGCCGCGGCCCCACGCGCGTGCAGTTCATCGAGAAGGACCCCGTGGGCTGGCAGGAGTTCCGCGACCGCCTCGCGGCGGGCTCGGCGCCGGGCCACGCCCTCACGCTCCGCGGCGTGCAGATGCTGCGCCCGTCCATCTTCGACCTCGGCGACCGGATGGCGAAGCTCCCCGTGCCGACGCTCGTCATGACGGGCGACGAGGACGAGCCCTGCCTCGAGCCCGGGATCTACATGAAGCGGAAGATCATGACGTCGGGCCTCGTCGTGTTCCCGAAGTCCGGCCACGCGATCAACCTGGAGGAGCCCGACCTCTTCAACCGCCTCGTGCTCGACTTCCTCACGGCGGTGGAGGCGGGGCGCTGGCCGCGGCGGCGCGCGGACTCGATGACGGGCTCGGCGATCCTGCCGAAGACGACCTAG